The Paenibacillus sp. J23TS9 genome includes a window with the following:
- a CDS encoding sugar MFS transporter: protein MSLQVQPKRRFNRNYALQLATVFIGFIIFGFSENIKGPAIPRIQADFGIDEMQLGTLLSLNSLGYLLACSFTAFLTRKLGIKSVSLMAFGGMVISGILIYLSKSYSLFSASYFLMYIGNGMLEIALAILGARIFVRNTGTMMNLAHFFYGLSSTVAPIIASGLMSVTLFGHTVEWREMYLIMLALAVIPMFPAFFSRFAGDEISAEHRAPLSSLIRDRGLWLIVLILSFGVVSEMSVGGWLVNFLEKAYHWNTTAASGMLSIFFLCFSLARLLLGPITDKIGFTLSLIILSGFSGICTGIAIVSGEQGAIFFALAGIGIAPIYPTVMAVIAKRYPNESDTAITFIVTMMGIGSVIGNYLIGAITDGVKRFYMADAQLGLLRGLQAGYAFIGLCAIICAFTSLLLYVFLKRKGELL, encoded by the coding sequence ATGAGCCTTCAAGTGCAGCCTAAAAGGAGATTCAACCGCAATTACGCTCTACAATTGGCAACTGTTTTCATTGGATTCATCATTTTCGGTTTCTCAGAAAATATTAAGGGCCCGGCCATTCCAAGGATCCAGGCGGATTTTGGCATCGATGAGATGCAGCTCGGGACACTGCTGTCCCTGAACTCTCTGGGATATCTCCTTGCCTGCTCCTTCACTGCCTTTTTGACCCGCAAGCTGGGCATTAAAAGCGTCAGTCTGATGGCTTTTGGCGGTATGGTGATTTCCGGAATATTGATCTATCTCTCGAAGAGCTATTCGCTGTTTTCGGCCTCTTACTTTTTGATGTATATCGGTAACGGGATGCTGGAGATCGCGCTCGCGATTCTGGGCGCCCGGATATTCGTGCGGAACACGGGAACGATGATGAATCTGGCACATTTTTTCTACGGACTCAGCTCAACCGTGGCCCCGATCATTGCATCGGGACTGATGAGCGTTACATTATTCGGTCACACGGTGGAGTGGCGCGAGATGTATCTGATTATGCTCGCTTTGGCGGTGATACCGATGTTCCCGGCGTTCTTCAGCCGATTTGCCGGTGATGAGATATCAGCTGAACATCGGGCACCGCTGTCTTCTCTGATCCGGGACCGCGGCTTGTGGCTGATTGTCCTGATCCTGTCTTTTGGCGTCGTATCGGAGATGTCGGTAGGCGGATGGCTGGTCAACTTCCTGGAAAAGGCCTACCACTGGAATACGACCGCGGCTTCAGGCATGCTGTCCATTTTCTTTTTATGCTTTTCGCTCGCACGGCTGCTGCTTGGGCCGATTACAGATAAAATTGGCTTTACGCTCTCCCTGATCATTTTGTCGGGATTTTCAGGCATTTGCACGGGCATTGCGATTGTATCCGGAGAACAGGGAGCTATTTTCTTCGCACTGGCAGGGATCGGAATCGCACCCATCTATCCGACGGTTATGGCTGTCATTGCAAAACGGTACCCCAACGAAAGCGATACGGCCATCACCTTTATCGTTACGATGATGGGAATAGGCAGTGTCATCGGAAACTATCTGATCGGTGCTATTACCGACGGAGTCAAAAGATTTTACATGGCAGATGCTCAGCTGGGCCTTTTACGCGGTCTGCAGGCAGGATATGCGTTTATCGGACTGTGCGCGATCATATGTGCCTTCACCAGCTTGCTGCTGTATGTTTTTTTGAAGAGAAAGGGAGAACTGCTGTAA
- a CDS encoding DMT family transporter has protein sequence MKLTLNQKAITAVVINAIIVGFSPIFVKQSLIFADPLDSLAHRFTISFLAASLFAFPGWAHLKAMRKEIFTVVPLALLNPSLFFALQAFGLLHASSAVAGIVQATVPVFTMILAALFLKENASMGQRLFTLLSVSGVILVFAVPGVGSSSTSLLGVTLILLSALSLAGYTTLARKLTRIMRPKDLTYMMILFGFVVFNIIALCKHGYAGTVDSYFTPLQEPAFIMDMVFLGVLSFLLTSFLSNYALSILEASKVSVFAGLSTVVTIAGGVLLLNEQLGWYHWAGAAMIAAGVTGVNLSSKKLPAVKTQESVKA, from the coding sequence ATGAAACTCACACTTAATCAAAAAGCCATTACGGCAGTGGTCATCAATGCGATCATCGTTGGCTTTTCACCGATATTCGTCAAACAGTCGCTCATCTTTGCCGATCCGCTGGATTCACTGGCACACCGCTTTACGATTTCCTTTCTTGCAGCTTCCTTGTTTGCCTTTCCGGGATGGGCCCATCTGAAGGCAATGCGGAAAGAAATCTTCACCGTCGTTCCGCTGGCACTCCTGAATCCGTCGCTCTTTTTCGCTCTGCAGGCATTCGGTCTGCTGCATGCTTCCTCAGCGGTTGCAGGTATTGTACAGGCAACGGTTCCCGTCTTCACGATGATTCTCGCAGCTCTTTTCCTGAAGGAGAATGCCAGCATGGGTCAGCGGCTCTTCACCCTTCTGTCCGTATCTGGAGTCATATTGGTATTCGCCGTTCCCGGCGTAGGCTCTTCGTCCACCAGCTTACTGGGTGTCACGCTGATTCTCCTATCCGCCTTGTCTCTGGCCGGATACACAACCTTGGCCCGTAAGCTCACGCGGATTATGCGTCCCAAGGATTTGACCTATATGATGATTCTATTCGGCTTTGTCGTCTTCAACATCATTGCACTCTGCAAGCATGGTTACGCGGGCACGGTTGACTCCTATTTCACGCCTCTGCAAGAGCCTGCGTTTATCATGGATATGGTCTTTCTGGGTGTGCTGTCCTTCCTGTTGACCTCCTTTTTATCCAATTATGCACTGTCGATCCTCGAAGCCTCGAAAGTCAGCGTATTTGCAGGTTTATCCACTGTGGTAACCATTGCCGGCGGCGTGCTGCTGCTGAATGAACAGCTGGGCTGGTACCATTGGGCCGGGGCAGCCATGATTGCGGCCGGGGTCACAGGCGTCAATCTTTCAAGCAAAAAGCTCCCGGCGGTCAAAACGCAGGAGTCTGTGAAAGCTTGA